One Aegilops tauschii subsp. strangulata cultivar AL8/78 chromosome 2, Aet v6.0, whole genome shotgun sequence genomic window, GATGGTCATCTTCAAGACCAACCCTGGGTGATTTGAGGCTCATTTGTTTCAGGGTGAATCAAATGGAGACCAAGGTGAGCCACTTTGTGGTGGTCGAGAATTTTGGCTCCCACACCTCTCTAATAGAGATTAGCATTCCCCCAAGAGTATGACCTTCGGGATACATCCGTATCTCCGACTTGGGTGGTCTTTCCTTTTTGTACTTTTACTTGTGTTTGTTTGCTAGCTAGCTTGTTTCTCTTTCTTATTTAGTGTACTAGTTTGCTTGTCGTAGATTGTTCTCGCTGTATATTTCATATCTGGAGAACCTACTTATCCGCATCGTCCCTAAATTTGTAAGCTAAGATAAAAAATTGTAAAAGTTATTTCTGAGGTAATACCTTTATATGGTGCCAGTTGTAGGTGGTTCTCCTCTATTCATGTTGTCAACATATTTTTCTTGGTTGAGTGCCTACAAGTACAAGCTAGCAATTAATATGATTTACTATTTGACCCACATGTGTCAAATACATGTTGGAAAATGTCAATTCAAAAATTATGGTTCATGAATTTGGCGAACATATTTGAGTGGAAAACCTGCACTTTTTCGTAGCATCACCACAGGTACTTAagtactttgatttgttcattcACTATATTCTAGCTCACAACAAGTACTTAAGTATTTTGACTTGTTCATTCAAGATGTAAACCGTTATTTTGAGCCCTCAACCAACTAGAAATATTCATTTGGATTCACAACTTCCAAAAGTTAGCTCACGTCTATCCAAGAAGCCCATCACAATAATATTAATCTCTCTTTAGTCTTCACAGAATGTTTAGGAGCTTATCAACCACAAATTCCACAGCAACACGTGGAATATCTTCTAGTTATATGTAAAGCACATCACAGCAAATGTATAAAACACACCATGTCATTATATAATTCTTACCAACGCATACCATGACCCTAAAATCTAACACATACCCTAATCCTACGTTTTACTATAAACCACAAGCATACTACTTACTACACATCGTATACTACATACAAACGCATGGTCCACCACTTTAATAGTGGATTTGAGAGAAATACACAAAAATATGCTTTTCCCAAAAGTGAAGAATGCCATCAAACAAGGGAATTTCAACCAATCAAATCGTGGGATGCGAGAGGTTGCCTCAAGGATGGAAATGATTCTAGTCACTTAACAAATGACATCAATTTGAGAGAAGTTTGGATGGAAGAGGGGGAGGGCAACAACCCAACTAGGAAGAGAAGGATGAAGAATGTGAGTTGAATGGGTggctgaaagatcgtggatgttgCCTAGAGGgtggtgaataggcgctttaaaataattacggttgaggcttgaacaaatgcggaataaacctagcggttaatttgtcaagcacaaaacctacaaaaactcggctcacctatgtgcaccaacaacttatgctaagcaagaaaaactacttaggtgatagcaagatatatgacaagaaacaatatggctatcacaaagtaaagtgcataagtaaagggctcgggtaagagataaccgaggcacgcgaagacgacgatgtatcccgaagttcacacccttgcggatgctaatctccgtttggagcggtgtggaggcacaatgctccccaagaagccactagggccaccgtaatctcctcacgccctcgcacaatgcaagatgccgtgattccactaagggacccttgagggtggtcaccgaacccgtacaaatggcaacccttgggggcggtcaccgaacccgtacactttggcaacccttgggggcggtcaccgaacccgtacactttggcaacccttgggggcggtcaccggaacccgtcaaaatgctcggggcgatctccacaacctaattggagaccccgacgcttgcccggagctttacaccacaatgattgagctccgaacaccaccaaccgtctagggcgcccaagcacccaagaggaacaagctcaagggtaccaagcacccaagagtaataagcttctgaacttgtaacttccacatatcaccgtggagaactcaaaccgatgcaccaaatgcaatggcaagggcacacagagtgcccaagtccttctctctcaaatcccaccgaagcaactaatgctagggaggaaaatgagaggaagaacaacaaggagaacaccaagaactccaagatctagatccaaggggttcccctcacatagaggagaaagtgattggtggaaatgtggatctagatctcctctctcttttccctcaaaaactagcaagaatccatggagggattgagagttagcaagctcaaagaaggtcaacaatgggggaagaacacgagctcaaaggataagttgaatggggaagaagacccccttttatagtggggggaacaatccaaccgttacccccaaaacagccccgcagagggcggtactaccgcataaggcagtggtactaccgctgagaacagcggtactaccgctcccccgggcggtactaccgtggagttAGGAGGGCAGGAGAGATACAGActcgagcggtactgccgcggtggtagggcggtactaccgctcatgagcggcactgccgctctactgccgctgcgaagtaccgcacaatccgacacgaaaaatgacccctcgagtcgacgcggtaggggcctggtaccgcagcggtactactgctgaggacccaccggcggtactaccgcggcggagcggtactgccgcctgtgactcctaagcggtactaccgctgggtaccgcggtactaccgctggcgccatcctaaagccactcccacgaaaacaagtatactccaaggaaaaccagaactgccaaaacttcttcatatgagctccaaattgagcaaactcaagcttgttggatacaagacgacgagtagcatcaaaacagcgactggttatagtaagaagaggcaggggaggtatgtcaacaaatagaggagtgaaacctccaaccgagaagaactggcataacctccaacatcgaaaacatcatagaagatgcgagtggactccattttcgatgaactcgagcttgtcatcaagatgaccataagctccaaaactcacaaagagaagaaccaaacaagaaccagtaaagatgatgcaaggatgcaatggtttgagctctctatgaacgatatgATCActctactcatcgagagccccccttgatagtacggcaatcgatcctataacccggtctcccaactaccatcatgagaccggtaaaatagaaaacctatcaagagcaaacctttgccttgcacatggtccacttgagctagatgatgacgatcttgactccctcaagatggaccacctttcttgattgcgttggctcgatgaagactagttgattgctccccatactccactatgggtgagccacccttccgcacatcttcacaagtccattgtcaccacaatggcttcaagcatttgatctcttcgtgatgctttacttgaacttgcccgcttcacttgaacttgcacaccgcaacctaaccccacaaagaactctcacgaagaccatgggttagtacacaaagcgtaattgacaatgcttaccataccatgggatcgcttgatccctcggtacatcttgtgcgctttgtgtgttgatcaacttgattcactcttgacttagtcttgatcaaccttgactctttccaactctcttcatttggatgatgtcttgaaggtaaacatgaatgatcacacaatcttcttcttcaagacatgcttgcaataagatcaactctcacatgaccaatctttcaataattccttaataacaccttggtcaccacataaactccttgaaaccaacacatggacttcaaaaaatgcctatggacaaatccttcaaatataactcaaggcaaccattagtccatagagattgtcatcaattaccaaaaccaaacatgggggcaccgcatgttctttcagtgGCTCAACCACAGCCTCCAGCCACTTATGACTACCGTGCATGCAACAGTAGTGGTTTAGCCGGGTACCGTCGTTGTTAATATAGCCTAGCTATCCTATCACTGTTGTCTATGGCGGTGGCAAACATGTCATATAGTAAAATTGAGCGAGTGAGTCATTTCTTGCTTATGTAAAATGAGTCATTTCTTGCTTTTTTAACAACCTGCTCTATTTTTCTAATCTTGTGTGAAAACAATGGCGGCCAAATGGGCAAGTCTTAGCGGGCTGGCCCGATAACCCACGCGTCGTCCCGTGATGAGCATGGCCTAACACGTCTACAATCGGAGCGTGCTGGCATGTGGCTTGTCTAGGGCTGCGAGGCTGGGCAGGCATGAGTGCCGGCACTGCACGACCCGTTTCctttcttatttctttttttagtttttcaaaaaaaattgtaaTGCAAAAATTTCGAATTTTTTTGTaaacacacatacacacacactacATGTGTGCAAAAAATCATTACATTTTACTTTCCCACGTGGcgtacaaaaaagacaaatatgtATTTTCAAATGGGCAAGAATTTTTTGTTTTCGGGCCAGATATTTTGTACAGCTTAAAAATTacatgttttcaaaaaaaaatcatggaTCCGTAGTGAATACATACAAGTTTCCACAGCattgtttttgattttttttaactTCTAAATATGGTTTTTGGTATATATTTTTTCACAAAAGGGCACCATGGTGCCCGAGCACACAAACTTCGCACTCCACCCCGCCCCCAAACATCCCGAAATCAAGCGGGCTGGTGGGCTAAACATGTCGGTGGGCCTGCCCGTTTCCTTGTTGTGCCGTGCCTGGGCCAGGAAGCGCAGTACGAGTGCTGGCCCAGCATGGCCCGTAAATCAGGAATGCCTGGTGGGCCGTGCTGGCCGGCCAGGTCTGTGTGAAACGGTATTTTTGGCCTAGGTAAGCATATGCTCGCACGGTCAGTCGGTCACACCGACCAGCCGACAGCCCCTGCCCGATCCCCAAACCCACCCACCGCATCCTACTCCACCTCCGAACCAAGGAACCAAGCCATGGAGCATGGCGATGCTGCCACCGGCAGCGGCAGCCGCAGCGGTGCGGGAACGAGCATCCAGGTCACGGCTCTGGACGGCATCGTGAACGTGAACTCTCTCTTCACCCTCGCCGCGTTCCTCGGCTTGGCGTGGCGCCCCTCCTCCGACGGGCCCGGCCTCGCCGACGGCGCCGACCACCTGGGCGCCTGCGCCGCGGGGGACCGCATCGAGTCTGACCTCGTCTCCTTTCACGTCCTCGCCTTCGCCTGTTTCCTCTTCTCCAGCCTCGTCGCGCTCTGCCTCAAGCAGATCGTCCGCACCTTCCCCCACTACCGCCgtgcctcctccgccgccgccggagccgccgtcaGCTGGACGGTGAAGATCAACCGGGCAGCGCTCCGGGTCGGGATCTTGGCGTCCGCGGTGGGATCCGTGTGCGGGTGCGGGTTCCTGACGATGGCCCTCGTCAACGTGGTGCAGGTGAAGCTCGGCCGGCTCGGCTGCGGCGCCGGCGGCTCCGCTGCATGGGGCGCCGTCATCCCGCTCGTCACGCTCGTGCCTTCCGCCATGCTGATCTACATTGGCATAGTCTTCTACGCCTTCACCCGCTAGCTGTAGCCGGATCCAGTAACTCCACTTCATGCTTCGTGTGCATTTTCTCATGCTTAGATTATGCGTCTGTCAGTCTGTGTGATCACTGATGAGATGCAGTAAGATTGCAGCTGAGTTAGATTATGCAGTAAGATGCGTCTGTGTACGTGTATCGGTGTgtctatgcttttgttcttggtGTTCTTTAGCTTGATTACCTTGACTTACTTTTTTTTAGCAATTACAGTTTGTAGTGATTTGCAAGTTGGTAACGTGGTATGCAAAGGCCAATCTAATACTCCTACCAAACTGCTGGCTGAATTTGTTGCCTGGTCTTCATCTCCAATTAGATCCACTAGAGCTGGAATGTTTTTCTCTGCCAAATCAAGTTTGTTTACCACAAACTTGGCAAGCTTAGCGTAGAGGTAGTTGTCATTCACAATTTTGACCAGCTCAGGAAAATGTCATCCATACCACTCGTTGCATTACATTGTCATGGTTATAAATAACAATCTGTACAACCAGAAAGTATAAGGTTCACATTCAGTTAAAGGGAGCTATGCATATATTGGCCAGCAATTCACGAGTGTCGACCGGTCAAGGCTTGATAAAAATCATTAATGAAAAAAAATCATTTAGAATCCATGCAACAAATTTTTTTGCGAGATAATCCATGCAACAATTTCAACTCATGCCCTAAGAGATTAGTTTACTCTTTTTTCAGTTAGCTGGAGGCATGGAGCTTTTGCTCTTGCAATATATGAATATAACAAGAACAGATCTAAAGAAGTCAAACATGTTTAAGAGCTTACGAATAGTAATACTCCTAACATTTATCTTTAGCTATAGAACTTACTATAGATATATTTTTAGTTCAACATGTTACACTGAAGTCCAAGACATACAAACATCGCCCTGCTCATTCCCAACCAAATAAATTTTGAAAAATTGTATGGCCCTTTGAGTGAATCTAATTATCTTCGTATGGCTTATCTCTATGGTGGTTATCTCTTGAGCTATCAAACTACATCACTGAGCCGATAAACTTCATAGTGTACCAAAACAAATATCTGCATCAATAACAATCATGAGTGAATTACAATAGCATCTGTTCAGTCAGCTGGAATGAAAGAGAACATTCCATATAATACAGAGCAGGCGTTGCAACCTGTGCATAAGTTCTTTGATGGTTTACGGGTGTCCTGGTGATTGGTGTGCAGGTGCGCCCAACAAACAGAAATAAGAATGAGACTCTGCACCTATCTATTTCTTTATAATGTAACATCTACGCCTGAAGCTAATGATCACAGTGGTTTGACCAGGGCCGTCTCCAGGAATTCGGGGCCCTGGTGCGAAAAGAAAAATGGGGCCCCAAATTAAAAAAAATACAAATACGCAAGCATAATCAACTAATTATGTAATTAAAATTTATGTTATTTCATACAATGCTTAGAATATTCTGAAGTATCAATGCGAAATACTAAAACCAATAAACTGACCTCATGCTCTATTGAAAAGTGTCATCCATCTTGTGTTCCTTGAAATGAAATCTTCAATTACATCTTCATAATTAATCTTTTAGGATCAAGTCCATCCCAATTTCTAGGATCAAATATATCAAGCTGAATGGAATTATTCATGTCATCCGAAATATTAGGATCATGATCATCATCTAAAATATTGACATCATTACCTTCATCAATTTCTGTAGCGGCAATCTCATCCTCTTGTGCATTATCACCATGACCATGATCAACTTCATGAATTTCTGCAGTGACAACCTCAACCTCTACTGCATTATCATCATGACCATCATCAATATTACCATTTGGAGTATGATTTTCAGAATTAGTTTGGGGTACTATCACAACATATTTATCAAGAGCACCCCTTTGAATTTGAGCATCTTCTTCTAATTTCTGTTTCTTCTTACGCTTGAAGGCACCAGAATCATACTTTCTTCCAGAACTAGAATGCATGATTGTTTCTGTTTCAATGAAATATATACTCTTTCAATTTATTTGAACTGATGAGCTCACATGAAATATAGGCTTGTGACATGTATAGGTACTAGTAGTTCGAAAAACTTACAATCAGATAGAACCTTGATTTTGGACTTGGACGATAGTACGAGCAACTACTGAAATTCTTGAATCTGTGACTACTTCTGAACTTGAACGACTACACAAAAAATCGTTCCCAAACATATTAACCCAACTTTGTAATTTGTATCAAAATGAGAGAAAAGGGGAGAGCGTAGGGAGCAGGGAGGGCAGGGCACCACACCGGTTGGTCTTTCATGTtgggcggcaccgcggcagtGTCGGCCGGCCGCCGGCGGCGCGGCGTCCAGCGCTCGAAAGTCGCGTGCAGTTCCGCTTCTTGCCCGTCGCCTCGCTGAACCTGCAAGGCTGCAATGCGATCGCCGTCGAGCCGCCGATTCAGTCGGAAAGCGATGGGGAGATGGAAAGCCAAGCGATCAGGGAAGGAATTGGAAGCGGAAGTTAGGGAACGTACTGCGCTGGGGCTGTCGTTTCGTCTATGATCGATCAATCTACATCAT contains:
- the LOC109769639 gene encoding uncharacterized protein — its product is MEHGDAATGSGSRSGAGTSIQVTALDGIVNVNSLFTLAAFLGLAWRPSSDGPGLADGADHLGACAAGDRIESDLVSFHVLAFACFLFSSLVALCLKQIVRTFPHYRRASSAAAGAAVSWTVKINRAALRVGILASAVGSVCGCGFLTMALVNVVQVKLGRLGCGAGGSAAWGAVIPLVTLVPSAMLIYIGIVFYAFTR